A genome region from Labilibaculum antarcticum includes the following:
- a CDS encoding TIGR00266 family protein has product MKSHEIDYKIIGHDIQLVEIELDPNETVIAEAGAMLYMKEGIDFIAKMGDGSEPDKGLFGKLLSAASRKITGESIFITHFTHRGSGKSQVAFAAPYPGTIVPLDLEQLGGSVIVQRDAFLCAALGTKISMHFNKKLGAGFFGGEGFILQKLQGDGNAFIHAGGTLIEHELNGETLRVDTGCVVGFQEGIDFSIQQAGNLKSMVFGGEGLFLATLQGTGKVWLQSMPIRKLISQLSTGGSNSKKESSGGILQSLLES; this is encoded by the coding sequence ATGAAATCACACGAAATAGATTATAAAATTATAGGGCACGATATTCAGTTAGTAGAGATTGAATTGGATCCAAATGAAACAGTTATAGCTGAGGCTGGAGCGATGTTATACATGAAAGAAGGGATTGATTTTATAGCCAAAATGGGAGATGGTTCGGAACCAGACAAAGGACTTTTTGGCAAATTACTCTCGGCAGCATCCAGAAAAATTACTGGTGAGTCAATATTTATTACCCATTTCACACATCGTGGATCGGGAAAAAGTCAGGTAGCTTTTGCTGCACCATATCCGGGAACAATTGTTCCACTTGATTTAGAGCAATTAGGCGGTTCTGTAATTGTACAGCGCGATGCGTTTTTATGTGCTGCTTTGGGAACTAAGATAAGTATGCATTTTAACAAGAAATTGGGTGCAGGTTTCTTTGGAGGCGAAGGTTTTATTCTTCAAAAATTGCAAGGAGACGGAAATGCTTTTATTCACGCAGGAGGCACATTAATTGAACATGAGTTGAATGGCGAAACATTGCGGGTTGATACCGGATGCGTGGTTGGTTTTCAAGAAGGAATTGATTTTAGTATTCAACAGGCGGGAAATTTAAAATCGATGGTTTTTGGTGGCGAAGGTTTATTCTTGGCTACGCTGCAAGGAACAGGAAAAGTATGGTTGCAGTCCATGCCAATTCGCAAGCTAATTAGTCAATTATCAACAGGAGGTTCAAATAGTAAAAAGGAAAGTAGTGGAGGCATTTTACAAAGTCTGTTAGA
- a CDS encoding DUF3592 domain-containing protein has product MENKQSSPIALFIFAIAFIVGGWFFYKNISQTIIAEAEASKSWPTVEGIVTSADINTHISDGTKMYASDINYTYTVEGKIYFGNRISTVDGSSSSASDAKKDMQKYSEGSMVMVYYDPELPDASLLEPGSSFFTYMITYGPLLFCFIGVLMLWQFVKKIGLFVLALIIGSRG; this is encoded by the coding sequence ATGGAAAACAAGCAAAGTTCACCGATCGCATTATTTATTTTTGCAATCGCATTTATTGTTGGAGGTTGGTTTTTTTATAAAAACATAAGTCAAACCATAATTGCCGAGGCTGAAGCTTCTAAGTCATGGCCTACTGTTGAGGGCATTGTTACTTCCGCTGATATCAATACGCACATAAGCGACGGTACAAAAATGTATGCTTCTGATATCAATTATACTTATACCGTAGAGGGGAAAATATATTTTGGAAATAGAATTTCTACTGTCGATGGAAGCAGTAGCAGTGCGTCGGACGCAAAAAAGGATATGCAAAAATATTCGGAGGGAAGTATGGTTATGGTCTATTATGACCCGGAATTGCCTGATGCTTCCTTGCTCGAACCTGGTTCCAGTTTTTTTACTTATATGATTACCTATGGCCCCTTACTTTTTTGTTTTATTGGAGTCTTGATGTTATGGCAATTTGTTAAAAAGATTGGATTGTTTGTTTTGGCCTTGATTATAGGCTCAAGGGGCTGA
- a CDS encoding outer membrane beta-barrel protein, translating into MKNKLILVFATVLSVLFSLTTQAQDSKILAGAGLKYATEISTMGIEAKGVYLASDTWEIAPAFTYYFKKNNVNWSTLDFDAHYVFSADSKNTFYAIGGLNVTFWKFKMDGGSELDDYFGGFDLDASGSDVGVNIGVGSRFAISDKMYFNADLKYTIGNANYLSAGVGVLYHF; encoded by the coding sequence ATGAAAAACAAGTTAATTTTAGTATTCGCTACCGTGCTTTCAGTATTGTTTAGCCTGACAACTCAAGCACAAGACTCAAAAATTTTGGCCGGAGCTGGTCTTAAGTATGCAACCGAAATCAGTACTATGGGTATTGAAGCTAAGGGTGTTTATTTAGCAAGTGATACTTGGGAAATTGCTCCTGCATTCACTTATTATTTTAAGAAAAATAATGTAAACTGGTCAACCTTAGATTTTGATGCACATTATGTTTTTTCTGCAGATTCTAAAAATACATTTTATGCCATTGGAGGTTTAAATGTTACTTTCTGGAAATTTAAAATGGATGGAGGAAGTGAGCTTGATGACTATTTTGGAGGCTTCGATTTAGATGCTTCGGGTAGCGATGTTGGTGTAAACATTGGTGTGGGAAGTCGTTTTGCTATTTCTGATAAAATGTATTTCAATGCAGATTTAAAGTATACCATTGGTAATGCCAATTATTTGTCAGCAGGAGTAGGTGTATTATACCATTTCTAG
- a CDS encoding OmpA family protein, whose amino-acid sequence MKKLIFITLLMSLCITLVDAQVVEPEKVVKKQGTRRANNKIEQGVDKGFDKIEEGLGSLFGKKKKKKKQESSKEVSNSEENNKQENQNNSNEQGEVEEQVAHTPNVVWNKFDFVPGDVVIFEDGPAVTEENGEFPSRWDLYQGGAEIAEVDGKPVITFITDIGNMHSKGIVPYLKNAKEDYLPEVFTIEFDAFFNPNEYNERYYFTFHDRKNQSRSNISQIVTYVNTIKMGTIEGSLKDKERSNYDKIAGWRHISIAYTKGKLKVYLEDQRLINIPHLEGQPMGITLAAGSGNMFLKNIRIAKGGVKYYDRVLQDGKIICNGIRFDVNKASLKPESMGPINKIYQLLQKQPSLNFSVEGHTDSDGDDASNKRVSEARAKVVMEKLIQMGISSNRLSYAGYGESKPLDNNSTPEGKANNRRVEFVKTEGKTASSHSNSSNKSMFTSLDRKTIDTKMNSLQSGNIEVANQSGVVLQNGTTIIYGTSDGYLGKMEVLDVDQNDNYKLTVRYVTYDDNGSVHSKSDHLEIGGTYTCDLDKGKTEDLISSEEDFWLNRSDDKSTTIVQSENTGFYVVPN is encoded by the coding sequence ATGAAAAAGCTTATATTCATAACATTATTAATGTCACTGTGCATCACCCTAGTAGATGCTCAAGTAGTGGAGCCAGAAAAAGTAGTAAAGAAACAAGGAACTCGTCGAGCTAATAATAAAATAGAGCAAGGTGTTGATAAAGGCTTCGATAAAATAGAAGAGGGACTAGGTAGCTTGTTTGGGAAGAAGAAAAAGAAAAAGAAGCAAGAATCGAGTAAGGAAGTTAGCAATTCGGAAGAGAACAATAAGCAAGAGAATCAGAATAATAGTAATGAGCAGGGAGAAGTTGAAGAACAAGTTGCTCATACGCCAAATGTAGTTTGGAATAAATTCGATTTTGTTCCTGGCGATGTTGTGATTTTTGAAGATGGTCCTGCAGTAACAGAGGAAAATGGTGAGTTTCCAAGTCGTTGGGATTTATATCAAGGAGGTGCTGAAATTGCAGAAGTAGATGGGAAACCTGTAATAACATTCATTACCGATATCGGAAACATGCACAGTAAAGGTATTGTTCCTTATTTAAAAAATGCCAAAGAAGACTATTTACCTGAGGTTTTTACTATAGAGTTTGATGCCTTTTTTAATCCAAACGAATATAACGAAAGGTACTACTTTACATTTCATGATCGGAAAAACCAAAGTCGATCTAATATTTCTCAGATAGTAACGTATGTTAATACAATTAAAATGGGAACTATCGAAGGCTCTTTAAAAGATAAGGAAAGATCTAATTACGATAAAATAGCTGGTTGGCGTCATATCTCAATTGCTTATACCAAAGGAAAATTAAAAGTTTATTTAGAGGATCAGCGTTTAATAAACATCCCTCATTTAGAAGGTCAACCAATGGGAATTACATTAGCTGCTGGATCTGGAAATATGTTTCTAAAAAATATTCGCATTGCAAAAGGAGGAGTAAAGTATTACGATAGAGTTCTACAAGATGGAAAGATTATTTGCAACGGTATTCGCTTCGATGTAAACAAGGCTAGTCTTAAGCCTGAGTCGATGGGACCAATCAATAAAATATATCAACTATTACAAAAACAGCCAAGCCTAAACTTTAGTGTCGAAGGTCATACCGATAGCGATGGCGATGATGCATCAAACAAAAGAGTGTCTGAGGCTAGAGCAAAAGTTGTTATGGAGAAATTGATTCAAATGGGCATCTCATCGAACCGATTAAGCTATGCAGGTTATGGTGAAAGTAAGCCATTGGATAATAACAGTACTCCAGAAGGAAAAGCAAATAACCGTAGAGTAGAGTTTGTGAAAACAGAAGGCAAAACAGCTTCCTCTCATTCAAATTCATCCAACAAATCAATGTTTACTTCTTTGGATCGAAAAACAATTGATACTAAAATGAACAGCTTACAAAGTGGAAATATTGAAGTAGCGAATCAATCAGGAGTTGTTTTGCAAAATGGAACTACAATAATTTATGGTACGTCTGACGGGTATCTTGGTAAAATGGAAGTTCTAGATGTTGATCAGAATGACAATTATAAGCTTACCGTTAGATATGTTACCTACGATGATAATGGTTCGGTACATAGTAAATCGGATCATTTGGAAATAGGTGGAACCTATACCTGCGATTTAGATAAAGGAAAAACTGAAGATTTGATCAGTTCAGAAGAAGATTTTTGGTTGAACCGATCGGATGATAAATCCACAACAATTGTTCAAAGTGAAAATACAGGTTTCTATGTAGTTCCAAACTAA
- a CDS encoding tetratricopeptide repeat protein, giving the protein MIKQLIILLLFSFHISGVYAEDDYKKNRFNDLDSLKAAINELVMVEGKMENSDSAIRLVSFNRKLLKEEYPSYLHLLLNKIKTDEDTTGLAEIYYRIGVNHRYTHGYDSAKYYYFKSLPFAHKIKDHYKLGRIYNELGVVCRKTDRNEEALNYFVSSINTTKFTNNFYGKAIAENGIGNIYLVQKEYDKALSYFRESLKYGLSSDNKYHLEISYGNVGEAYLYLQEADSANLYINKSLELAKLRGNPIGEGICYQLLGQVQMFQNEYEKAYVFFEKALDLQRTKEDERYLSTILIQHGNVCSKLKRYKEAEKDLLEGRLISKEIHSIDNLMFANQVLYEIYYATGRYQEASDALLLHKNYTDSLYNSESDRVMNDLEFKYQSENKTHQIELLNARNQLIGESKKMQRNQFGVLLLLFGGLAAFFYYLYKNKQKVSSELQSINQMKSKFFSSISHEFRTPLTLIKGPVEKHLTRSHSKEEQEEMKLILRNSERLLSLVDQLLDLSKIDAGHFAINAQQGDLATLLKGIANSFTYQATEKKINYKLEINESSVVWFDTNIVEIIITNLLSNAFKFVPGNGNVEMKLDGFEDHIKITVSNSGCTLTKEELSHIFDRFYRAGENETQGTGIGLSLVKELCTLYRAPIKISCSNSQVIQFELQLPTSKDHFRANEISLLPIQIKETQLDEANLDINGDLENEDKFAELPVLLIVEDNFDMRKYIKTYFVHQYKILEAEDGEMGIKMAIDHIPDLIISDVMMPKVGGVELCACLKADVKTNHIPIILLTAKVGDVNELEGLQSGADDYIVKPFNAQALIVKVERLIATRREMQKKFQKELVINPLGIVFQSEEEKFAKILQEVLEKHLPDPDFTVDQFCEVSLMSRTQLHRKLKALTGLSATAFIRTQRIKMASEFLLKPNVTISDVCFSTGFNDTSYFSKCFKEIQGCTPSEYMKEHSN; this is encoded by the coding sequence ATGATAAAACAACTCATTATTTTATTATTGTTCTCGTTCCATATTAGTGGTGTGTACGCTGAGGATGATTATAAAAAAAACAGATTTAATGATTTGGATAGTTTGAAAGCGGCCATAAATGAGCTCGTGATGGTTGAGGGGAAAATGGAAAATTCCGATAGTGCTATTCGTCTTGTTTCCTTCAACCGGAAACTATTAAAGGAGGAATATCCATCTTATTTACATTTGCTTTTGAATAAAATTAAAACAGATGAAGATACGACTGGTCTGGCCGAAATATATTATCGGATAGGAGTAAATCACCGATATACACATGGCTACGATTCTGCTAAATATTACTATTTTAAGTCTTTGCCCTTTGCTCATAAAATAAAGGATCACTATAAATTAGGTCGTATTTATAATGAATTAGGAGTGGTTTGTCGAAAAACGGATCGGAATGAAGAGGCGCTCAATTATTTTGTTTCGTCAATTAATACAACAAAATTCACGAATAATTTTTATGGAAAGGCAATCGCCGAAAATGGAATAGGAAATATATATTTGGTACAAAAAGAGTATGATAAGGCTCTGTCTTATTTTCGAGAGTCTTTAAAATATGGCTTAAGTAGCGACAATAAATATCATTTAGAGATTAGTTATGGGAATGTTGGAGAGGCTTATCTCTATTTGCAAGAAGCCGATTCGGCAAATTTATATATTAATAAATCGTTGGAGCTGGCTAAGCTACGTGGTAACCCGATTGGGGAAGGAATTTGCTATCAACTATTGGGGCAAGTACAAATGTTTCAAAATGAGTATGAAAAAGCATATGTGTTTTTTGAGAAAGCACTTGATTTACAACGAACAAAAGAGGATGAACGTTATTTAAGTACAATTCTAATTCAACATGGTAATGTTTGTTCGAAGTTAAAACGATACAAGGAAGCGGAGAAGGATTTACTGGAAGGAAGGTTGATTTCAAAAGAAATTCATTCCATAGACAATTTGATGTTTGCGAATCAGGTTTTGTATGAAATCTATTATGCGACCGGCAGATATCAAGAGGCAAGTGATGCTCTCTTATTACATAAAAATTATACCGATTCGTTATACAACAGTGAATCAGATCGTGTAATGAATGATTTGGAATTTAAATACCAATCGGAAAATAAAACACATCAGATAGAGTTGTTAAATGCAAGAAATCAGCTGATTGGAGAGTCTAAAAAAATGCAAAGAAATCAGTTTGGCGTGTTACTATTGCTCTTTGGAGGATTGGCCGCATTTTTCTATTATCTATACAAGAACAAACAAAAGGTTTCGAGTGAGTTACAGAGTATTAATCAGATGAAATCGAAATTCTTCAGTAGTATTTCCCATGAATTTAGAACACCATTAACATTAATAAAAGGCCCTGTAGAAAAGCATTTAACTAGAAGCCATAGTAAAGAGGAGCAGGAAGAGATGAAACTAATTTTGCGTAATTCGGAACGATTACTTTCATTGGTTGATCAATTATTGGATCTCTCTAAAATTGATGCAGGGCATTTTGCTATAAATGCGCAACAAGGCGATTTAGCCACCTTACTAAAAGGGATTGCAAATTCGTTTACTTATCAAGCTACCGAAAAGAAAATTAATTATAAGCTGGAGATAAATGAATCAAGTGTTGTTTGGTTCGATACGAATATTGTTGAAATAATAATTACCAATTTACTATCCAATGCATTTAAATTTGTGCCTGGAAATGGGAACGTGGAAATGAAGCTCGATGGATTCGAGGATCATATAAAAATAACGGTAAGTAATTCTGGATGTACTTTAACAAAGGAAGAATTATCTCATATTTTTGATCGTTTTTATCGTGCCGGAGAAAATGAAACGCAAGGAACAGGAATTGGTCTTTCATTAGTGAAAGAACTCTGTACTTTGTACCGCGCACCTATAAAAATTAGTTGTTCAAACAGTCAAGTTATTCAATTTGAGCTACAGCTACCAACATCTAAAGATCATTTTAGGGCAAACGAGATATCCCTTTTGCCTATTCAAATAAAGGAAACACAGCTTGATGAAGCAAATTTAGATATAAATGGAGATTTGGAAAATGAGGATAAATTTGCTGAATTACCAGTATTGTTAATTGTTGAGGACAACTTTGACATGAGGAAATACATTAAGACTTACTTTGTTCATCAGTACAAAATTTTAGAAGCGGAAGATGGTGAGATGGGAATTAAGATGGCTATTGATCACATTCCTGATTTGATTATTTCTGATGTGATGATGCCAAAAGTAGGAGGCGTTGAGCTTTGTGCCTGTTTAAAAGCAGATGTGAAAACCAATCATATACCAATTATCTTATTGACTGCTAAAGTTGGTGATGTGAATGAACTGGAGGGACTTCAGTCTGGGGCAGATGATTACATTGTGAAGCCATTTAATGCACAAGCATTAATTGTTAAGGTTGAAAGACTAATTGCCACGCGAAGAGAAATGCAAAAGAAGTTTCAAAAGGAACTTGTTATTAATCCGTTAGGCATAGTATTTCAGTCGGAAGAAGAAAAGTTTGCCAAAATTTTACAGGAAGTTTTGGAGAAACATTTGCCTGATCCCGATTTTACGGTCGATCAGTTTTGTGAAGTAAGTTTAATGAGCCGAACACAGCTTCATCGTAAATTAAAAGCATTAACAGGTTTATCTGCAACAGCATTCATTAGAACACAAAGAATAAAAATGGCATCAGAATTTTTATTAAAGCCAAATGTAACGATTAGCGATGTTTGTTTCTCAACAGGCTTTAATGATACTTCGTATTTCTCCAAATGTTTTAAAGAGATTCAAGGTTGTACGCCATCGGAATATATGAAAGAGCATTCCAACTAA
- a CDS encoding phosphoadenylyl-sulfate reductase, translated as MDFENIKKKLEQYKAEGKKMFTTSSFQSHSLVLLHIISRIDNTIPVYSINTGFLFPETIQFKDQIAKEFGLNIIDAKSSIPKAQQKDAKGNFLFTSDPDYCCFLNKVQPLDGVLADHDVWINGVRADQSAVRKAMEIEQPAPHDVIRFHPMLDWSKPEIYKYIKEHNLPRHPLEAKGYDSIGCEPCTRKMTLGDDRSARWFGMKKTECGLNTDLVIKKDK; from the coding sequence ATGGATTTTGAGAACATTAAAAAGAAACTAGAACAATATAAAGCGGAAGGAAAGAAGATGTTTACTACGTCCTCTTTTCAATCGCACAGTCTTGTTCTTCTTCATATTATTAGCCGAATAGACAATACAATACCAGTATATTCAATCAATACTGGATTTTTATTTCCTGAGACCATTCAATTTAAAGATCAAATAGCTAAAGAATTTGGATTGAACATTATCGATGCCAAATCTTCTATTCCAAAGGCACAACAAAAAGATGCAAAAGGAAATTTTCTTTTCACCTCAGATCCTGATTACTGTTGTTTTCTAAATAAGGTACAACCACTAGACGGTGTTTTAGCAGATCATGACGTATGGATTAATGGTGTTAGAGCCGATCAATCAGCCGTGCGTAAAGCTATGGAAATTGAACAGCCTGCGCCACACGACGTAATTCGTTTTCACCCAATGCTGGATTGGAGCAAACCGGAAATTTACAAATACATTAAAGAGCACAATCTTCCTCGTCATCCGCTGGAAGCAAAAGGTTACGACAGCATTGGCTGTGAGCCTTGTACACGCAAAATGACTCTGGGAGACGACAGATCGGCACGATGGTTTGGAATGAAAAAAACCGAATGTGGTTTAAATACCGATCTGGTGATTAAAAAAGATAAATAA
- a CDS encoding NAD-dependent epimerase/dehydratase family protein — MRVLITGGAGYIGTELCIKLNQNPEVKEIIVLDNLHQANFNLFLHSQIKPGKLTFVKGELLDSRTLDKILKNVDVVYHLASEVSDNDKLHHLHEQVNNWGTAELVYAIEESNVKQLIYVSSTAIYGYSDNEFDVYSIPEPTTSLGSSILRGEQHVERIMSKVNTQIIRLGNVFGYGVSMNMTGILNSLVFDSHFVGRISIHGSGNQKRPFISLEKTSSILANLLGGKLDSGVYNLAEYNKSIMDIVEVMQKQNPDMEMIFTNQHLELPQQLVARDERIMKLYKGEKLAFEEELKILKEHFEASSI; from the coding sequence ATGAGAGTCCTAATTACAGGTGGTGCCGGTTATATTGGTACCGAATTATGCATAAAATTGAATCAGAATCCTGAGGTAAAAGAGATTATTGTATTGGATAATTTGCATCAGGCCAATTTCAATCTGTTTTTACACTCCCAAATAAAACCGGGCAAACTAACCTTTGTTAAAGGTGAACTTTTGGATTCAAGAACTCTCGATAAAATACTGAAAAATGTAGATGTGGTTTATCATCTTGCATCTGAAGTTTCAGACAACGATAAGCTTCATCATCTTCACGAACAAGTTAATAACTGGGGAACTGCTGAGTTGGTTTATGCCATTGAAGAAAGTAATGTAAAACAATTGATTTACGTTAGTTCAACGGCTATTTACGGTTATTCTGATAATGAATTTGATGTTTACTCAATTCCTGAACCAACTACATCATTAGGAAGTTCTATTTTAAGAGGCGAACAACATGTTGAACGAATCATGTCTAAAGTAAACACTCAAATTATTCGTTTGGGAAATGTTTTTGGTTATGGTGTAAGTATGAACATGACAGGAATTCTGAACAGTTTAGTTTTCGATTCTCATTTTGTGGGACGTATTTCTATCCACGGAAGTGGAAACCAAAAACGCCCGTTTATTTCTTTGGAAAAAACCAGCAGTATACTGGCTAATCTTTTGGGTGGAAAATTAGATTCAGGTGTTTATAATTTGGCGGAATACAACAAATCAATCATGGATATAGTTGAGGTGATGCAAAAACAAAATCCTGACATGGAAATGATTTTCACCAACCAACATCTTGAGCTTCCACAGCAATTGGTAGCTCGCGATGAGCGAATTATGAAATTGTATAAAGGAGAGAAATTAGCTTTCGAAGAAGAATTGAAAATCCTGAAAGAGCATTTCGAGGCCTCGAGCATTTAA
- a CDS encoding AI-2E family transporter — MNGKGKYFIVALGLILLGLLFWYFSNIVAYVLVSVVLSFVGRPVVDFMNGLKIKNWQVPSALSAGITLVLLWFVMVMFFRTFIPMIAAQAQDLSNIDVNAAMRSLEEPIQKLEALVTKYSADNESFDLKAVLVDNITSFVKISDVSDIFGSLVGTLGNAFIALFSISFITFFFLKDSSLFSEGVVLLVPARNEDGVRHVLDSIKNLLMRYFVGLFFEVILVGFMVTIGLTIVGLPFGTAVVIGLFAGMMNVIPYIGPIIGACFGMIIGIATNLNVDFYTEILPLLGYMAIVFATVQVIDNILFQPLIYSNSVNAHPLEIFIVIIMAGSMAGILGMVLAIPTYTLIRVIAKEFFNNYRFVKKLTEKI, encoded by the coding sequence ATGAATGGAAAAGGAAAATATTTTATTGTTGCTCTTGGATTAATCTTATTGGGCTTACTATTTTGGTATTTCAGTAATATTGTAGCCTACGTTTTAGTTTCTGTTGTTCTTTCTTTTGTTGGACGTCCGGTTGTCGATTTTATGAACGGATTGAAAATTAAGAATTGGCAAGTACCTTCTGCTCTTTCGGCCGGGATAACTCTTGTTTTATTGTGGTTTGTTATGGTTATGTTCTTTCGAACATTTATTCCGATGATTGCCGCACAAGCACAAGATTTATCAAATATCGACGTGAATGCAGCTATGCGAAGTCTCGAAGAGCCAATTCAAAAATTGGAGGCCTTGGTTACTAAATATTCCGCTGATAATGAATCCTTTGATTTAAAAGCCGTATTGGTCGACAATATTACCTCATTTGTGAAGATTTCAGATGTTTCTGATATTTTTGGTTCGCTCGTTGGTACTTTAGGGAATGCTTTTATTGCCTTATTTTCGATTTCATTTATTACCTTTTTCTTCTTGAAAGACAGCAGCTTGTTTAGTGAGGGAGTAGTGCTTCTGGTTCCGGCTCGCAACGAAGACGGCGTTCGTCATGTTTTGGATTCTATAAAAAATCTGCTGATGCGATATTTTGTTGGATTATTTTTCGAAGTGATATTGGTTGGTTTTATGGTGACGATCGGCTTAACCATTGTTGGTTTACCATTTGGGACTGCCGTTGTTATTGGTTTGTTTGCCGGAATGATGAACGTAATTCCTTATATTGGGCCAATTATAGGAGCTTGTTTTGGCATGATTATCGGTATTGCAACCAATTTAAATGTTGATTTTTACACCGAAATCCTTCCACTTTTAGGATACATGGCAATTGTTTTCGCGACAGTTCAGGTCATCGATAATATTTTATTTCAGCCGCTTATTTATTCCAATAGTGTAAATGCACATCCGCTTGAAATATTTATTGTGATTATTATGGCCGGAAGTATGGCAGGTATTTTAGGAATGGTTTTAGCTATTCCGACTTACACCTTAATACGTGTAATTGCCAAAGAATTCTTCAACAATTATAGGTTTGTGAAGAAATTGACCGAGAAGATTTAA